Part of the Nicotiana sylvestris chromosome 5, ASM39365v2, whole genome shotgun sequence genome is shown below.
GCTTAGCAAATGGATATGAGCCTCCGTCTTTGGGGTGGATAATTAGAGCTCCATAAACAGTGGCCCTGAGCCACGAGCTATGAGCGTGCCACCAAAGAGTCCCTTCCTGTCCTTGAATGGTAAACCGGTAGGTGTAACTCTTTCCTGGTCTAATTGGGCACTGAGTGATAAATTCTGGTCCATCTGCCCATCCTGTCCTCATTTGCCTTACTCCATGCCTTTTGGAAtataagaatgaaaaaaaagaaagaagaagaatagTCATACTAATATGAAATAAAATCATTTGTAATTCATTCTGCATTGCATGCATGAACTTACCAGTGAATGGTGACATTGTATCGAGCTCTATTGACAACTTTGACAACTAGAGTATCCCCATTGTTTACTTCTAATGTTGGTCCAGGGAATTGTCCATTCACCGTTATGGTGTTGTGAGTCTTGCACAGCCTCTTCACTGGTGTTGCTTGAATCTGTTACGAAAAAACAGAGGTCAGTATCGTAGAGTTTGTAATATTTGCGAAATGTTAGCAAATTTAATGAATGGAAATCTTGGATAGCTTACAACAAAATCATGGTGGTGAGTTTTGCCAGATGCTGCATTTGCCAAGAGAAGCAAAATGCAGATAAAGAAGAAAGAACTCAAAGGGTTGGCAATGCTGTTGAAGGGCTCcattgttttccttttcttaaaACTCGCGGTCGAGTATTCGTAGATACAAGACAGTGTTTGTTTGTGAAAGATTGGAGAGTTGAGGCTATGCTTTTATAGGGAGAGAAGTTGTGTGAGGCAAGTCTTAGTTCAACTTTGTAAAGCAGTTGGTTCACCCACTTACCCTATCTCTAACTGCAGTAATTTTCATGAATAATGCTTATATTATAAGTCTTTTTCTTTGAGTTTGTTATATTCTCAATTTTCAAGGAAACATCATTTTTATGGTTTTTGCTTAACATTAACGATGTGCTTTTTATCCAACAAACCAaagtttgtttttattattacATACCATGTATCTTCCTCTATCACAAATTGAAGGGAATTTCTACTCTTTGTTAATCTTAAATGCTCACCAAAAATGGTGAAACAATCACCTTAAACAAAGCAGGAAATGATATACATATACATctcgaaaaaagaaaagaaaaaaaaaagaagttgaaAAGATGAAAAGTGGACATACGAATAATTTACTTGAAATATTATTTTGTTGTTTAATTAACTAATGCCATCAAATTTCTACTATTAGCTAAATTTCTTGTCGTAAGAAGAAGTGACTATGTGGTTATGTTTCAAATCCAAAGAATCTATAGCTGTAGATCAAGAATTAGTTAAAACGCAAAAATCTATTGGGTCATAGAAGTCATAGGTTGGTGTCGCACGACAAGATCTTTACCAATAttagataaaagaaataaaattagATGGTTAGGCTTATTAAATCAAGACTgcatatttgtttttcttttaattggaCTTTACTAGTGCTCGTAAATAATGTTGAAGGAGAAGATCAAGTACGTTAATTTCCCTTTCTCTCTTCAAGCCTTTAGCCTTTATTTAGTACCTATGCTGGTGAGAGCTTTGCATGTAGAAATTACTTGAGGTATAAGCAAGTTGACGGGAATGGAATCTTGCACCGCTTCATCATATTGCAATTGCTATTAAAGAGTAAAATCAAGGTATATAAAAAGGaagccttggagcaacggtaaaattTTCTCTGCGTGATCTATAAATCACGGGCTTGAGTCATGAAATCAGTCACTGATACTTGCATTAATGTAGTCTGCCTATATCACACCCTCTTGAGGTGCGATCCTTTATCAGACCCTACGTAAATACGGGATGCTTTCGTACCTGGCTGCCCTAGTAAAATCAAAGTATATGCTACTAAACCAAATTAATGCATGAAGTCTAGTGgatgaagttgatggcaaaagtCTTCTTCAGTTTGTTGTGCCTATTAAATCAGTCTGTTATAATTTTTATTGGTTCTAAATTCTAAAATTAGTTAGAGAAAACCTCGAACGACAAGCTGATGTCCTTAAGTAGGTGGTCTGTCAAAAAAAATATTCCCCCATTCTTTGACTTCTCCCATTCTCTTTATTTATCTTTTTTGGGAacaattgaaaaggaaaaagtcTAAGACGTACTTACGTACGTTAGGTCAGAAATAGTGCTTATTCAGAGTCCACGTGttattattttattctttttgttttctagaAGTAGAtaactttcaattttttttaatttataagaaCATTTGTAACTCTAAGACTATATTGATAGGGCGTTATCAAGGATGTGACCTATTGGTCAATGAATTGAGTAGAATCTTTAAACCAGAGGCGGATCTACCCTTAGAATAGGGGGTTATCGCTCTCTGGtaatttgaatatatatatatatatattatattttgattGACATTCTAAGACTCAAGCTTAAAATGGGAAGGGTcgagtttggggggggggggggaggggggggaacAACTTGACTTTTATTTGATAGTGGTACCTCGATCGCCATGTTCAAATCCTGGGTCCGACTCTGCATGGAATCTTAAAATCTCAGTAGAGCCAAAAAAATATTAGATAATTGTTTCTCATCTCCCTTAAATCTTGATAGgcaattacatgatatttatGCCGATGGAAGATAGCAAGTACCCGATAAAATAATGGAGATGCGTACTCTGATACCACCATCGTAAAGAAACTAAAAAGGATATAGTGCTTGTTGCTACTAGTTCTATCTAACGAGCATAGGGAAATTGGAGGTAACATCTTCAGTGAGTTAACATTTTCTTTTTAGAAACAATATATATTTGTTCTATCTCTAAATTCATTTGCACAAAGTGAAATATAGGGAATAGTAAACTACTTCTATTAACTTTCTGAAAATTTTTACTATTTGATGAGTCACACAAACTTCTTCTTGTCCATAACTTTTTCATATGCTTTTGAATATTTCTAATGATAAAAAGTTTGTTTATAGAATTTTTATCTAGTTTGAAATTATGTCAATTACattttgaaaattcaaaatatcaaTGTTGAAAATAAGAGCAACTTTTCATTAACCATATGTACAACAAATAGAAAAAAAACTCAGCTTAGCGAGCAGCGACTTATTAAAGATGATCCCCCAGGCAAATATGCGCCTTTAGCCTTTATgaaatattattaatttattaaattatatttaaacataaattttacaaggaaaaaaaaaaactgaaggTTTCAAATCACAAATTATGATGATGGAGTACTATTTTACAAGTCGACAAAACTCTCTTTGACTGATGAATCAAGAAAAGGTAACAATTGACTAGGTTTTTTCACATCAATCAGCCATTTTGTTTCGTATCCGTATGCTACTCCCGTATAATTATTTAATCACAGGattcaaaatataaattttatgggCTCGAGTTCAAAATTCTAGTGCACTTTTTGATTTACTAGGTTCTAAATCCATCTTTTGTACTTTTTTTGTGGGTTGTTTAACTATACTTGTTTAAAGTGTTCAGAAAGGTGAAAAGCACAAAAAAACTCTAAGGTGCGTTGGGGTTTTAAGCGCAAATGGCAAAGAAAGTGTGGTATTTAATGAAGAAACGcgcaaatagagaaaaaatagAAATATGTATACGATGTCCAAAACTAATAATTATAGGCATGAAAAATAAATATGTGGACAAAAAATTTACAAATAATTAcgataaagtgaaatatcaatAGAATTACCCTTATTTGCAACGAAAAGTATGACTTAGAGCTGGATGACGAAGCGCCTGCTAAGCGAGACAAAGCACTCAACATATTTAAAATGTTGCTTCAGGGTTTAAGCGCACCTTTAACAACACTGCTTTATTTAGTAgattttttaacaaaaaaaaaaattagtgtcATCCCACAGATAGCGTCTACCTCGACTcagaaaggaaaaagagaaaggcaaTAACAAGCAAACTAATGTGACAACACACTAAGTTCGGTATTTTAACACATAAAGGGAATTGAGCTAAAGGTGCTGGATTTGAGTGAACCACATAGTTGTACACTACACCCGCCCCTGCTAATCTACTGACCCGCAGAtttctttgtttgtttaattTTAATGCTATTGCTTGGTATCATCCTCTATATATCCATAATTTCTTAAAAGATCGATCTGTCTTAGTCCAAATTATGCTAGTAAGGAGCAATTTTTACCGCTGATGATTGCCTTTTTGTCTTATGTTGTACTTCTACCGTATTTTTGCTTTCACCGAGTTTCTGTTGGAAACAACTTCTCCAGGTAGGAGTATGGTGTGCGCATACACTTCCGACTGCATATACGCTACCTTTCCCAAACCCCAAGTGGGATTACACCGgaaatgttgttgttgttgttgtaggcggTGTGAGATTCAAAGGTTCATGCCAAATTAGTTTTTAGAATAGGTAGTTTGTAATTGCAGTATAGTTCAAAACTCAAATATTTCTTCTCTGTTAATTTCACACCAAACAATACAACTGCTTTAATCTGAGAATAATGCTGTCCTAATCCTAGGACAGATGGTGAACTCAGTTACAACTTTTGTCACCATCTTGTCCCAGTCATCAATTAAAAAAAACCAACAAACAAACTCTAGGAGATCAAGAAAAGAACTAGCCCCATAGTGGGGAAACATCATTTAGAATGGCTAATTGATTTCTCTAGGGCTCTGAATTTTGTATTATGTTGTCCTTGTTGCAGTTGTTAACAGACAGGCAAATCTACTGGAGGAGCCTCCAATGATTCCAATTGAGTAACTCCATTTTCGACGATGAACGCCATTGCCAAACCCCAGCCAATGTGAACATCCAGGTGACAATGCATTAGCCAAACTCCTGTTTAAAAGATAATATTGTAAGTCGAATTCAGGGGACGGAGCTAGGTAGGCGGAAGGGGGCTCAGCCAAACCCCCTTCCCcgaaaattacactgtatatataaggttatttttttttcatgtatatatattagaTGTTGAATCCCCTTAGATTAATCgcgtgttttttttttaaattttttgaatcCCCTTAGTGAAAATCCTACTTCCGTCACTGGTTCGAATTGTAAACATTGTATAGACAAGAGTTTGAAATGTTAGAGAAATGAGTATGTAGTTGTTTCCCTTTATATTCTATTACCTGGATTGTCTGCGACAAATCTGATGACCGCCCATCCTTTGACGGGTACACTGGCCGTGTTTCTGAGAGGTGGATCAACAAGGTTGAATTTAGCTGTATCTGTTTTTGGATTAAAGTTACCAAAACCCTCTGCAATGATGTAAAAATCATATCCGTGAAGATGAATTGGATGGTTTTCAGCAGTGAAGATACTTGTCCCCTGTAACACAACTTGCACTCTTGCCCCATATTTCAACTTGTATAGTTTCGTTCCTCGAGTAGGTTGCCATAGTGATCGGCTTACATTACCGGTGTAATCAAATTTTACAGGAGGATTTGCTGGGAAATCAGTTGAGAAAACACCAGGTATGCCTTGCTGATGTGCTTGTAGAAGGGAATAGTTGGATGGTAGAACAAAAGATACATTGTTCATACTGGCTGTGAATCGAGTTCCATTCGGACCTTGACAGTTTCTGGAGCGAGCGCCTCTTGGGCAGTTGTTGAGTCCTAGCCCGACTGTGAAGAATAGATTTTCGTCGATTTCAGTGGGTACCTCGACCTTTCTTGGGCTTCTGAATTTGGTTGTGAAGGCTGTAGCTGTGGCTGTGTCGTTAAATGCTGGTAAAGATGGGGAAACTGGATTAGTCTTGACACAATTGGAAGAACAAGAAGCTGTCTTGTACTCAAGGATTGCTGTGGTTGTGGTATTATCAAAGGGGTTGCCTTGAGCGCTTGCGTAGGCACGTGCTGCCATGTAATATCTAGCTGGTTGCTGATCAGCTGTGATTAGGACATCAGTTGTCTGGCCTGGTCCGAGCATAAGGACTGATGTAGTGAAGGGCTTAACATAAGAGGCATCTGCTCCAACAACAGTAAGTTTGTGGTTGGCCACGGAAAAGAAAAGTTGTTGGTTGAGTGCAGCGTTGATAACTCGGAGGAGGTTGGTTTCGCCCGAGTCCACAGGGACTATGGTGGTATCTGCAACAAAAAATCATATCTATGAAAACATGTCCTGAACAGGTAAGATATCAAATCATAGTTTGACGAACGTTAGTGTAACATGGTTTGGTGGAATTTAGCCTTTATACTATGTGTAAACTTGCTTCCATTAGTTGAGATTAGAACTAACCTTGGCTGGAACACTTGTAGAGATCACCTGGTTGACCATTGATGGTGTATGCATCAGATACATTAGGAGCTGCTCCTGTTCTTGTAGCTCGTCTTATAACGTCCATAGGGTTTGCATCCCACCACTCACCTAACCATCATCGTCAAACTATCATTTCAACGAAATTTCTAAGAAACAGAATATATGAGAAAATGCATAACTAGTACTATTCGTTTTCAGAAATGATCAAAGCTTTTGGTATTGAAGAGAAGATAGAAGTAGTACCAAGCATAATTGGTGTTTCTCTTTTCGGCTTAGCAAATGGATAGGATTCTCCTTCTTTCGGATGGATAATTAGAGCTCCATAAACCGTAGCCCTGAGCCATGAGCTGTGAGCGTGCCACCATAGAGTCCCTTCCTGTCCTTGAATTGTAAACCGGTAAGTGTAACTCTTTCCTGGTCTAATTGGGCATTGTGTAACAAATTCTGGTCCATCCGCCCATCCTGTTCTCATTTGCCTTACCCCATGCCTATTGATACACAACAAAGTAGTATAAAAATGTTAAGAAAAATATCATTACATATAATCGCGTCTATTTTATTGAGTAACATATATCAGTTCATTTGAGTTCTGCATGCATGAATTTACCAGTGAATCGTGACATTATATCGAGCTTTATTTACAACGTTGACAACTAGAGTATCCCCGTTGTTTACTTCTAATGTTGGTCCAGGGAATTGTCCGTTCACCGTTATGGTGTTGTGAGTTTTGCACAGCCTCTTCACTGGTGTTGCTTGAATCTGTTACAACAAAACAGAGGTCAACATCACAAGTGTTTGTAACATTTACGACATGTTAGCAAACAAAGAAGGGAAATATTGGATAGCTTACAACAAAATTATGGTAGTGAATTTTCGCAGATGCTGCATTTGCCAAGAGAAGCAAAATGCATACAAAGAAGAAAGAACTCAAAGGGTTAGCAATACTATTAAAAGCCTTCATTTTTTCCTTCTCTTAAAACTCTTTTTTGAGTATTAGTAGATGCAATTCAATGGTTGTTTGTGAAAGATAGTAGAGTTGAGGCTATGCTTTTATAGGGAGAAAAGAAGAGAGAACTTAAGTAGTCTGAGGTTGACATTTTATGTTTTCAATACTTAGTTCAACACCCTGTAGAAGGTGTTGGTTCAACCACTTAGCCTATCTCTAACTGCAGAAATTTTCATGAATAATGCTTACATTATAAGTCTTTTTCTTTGAGTTTGTTATATCTTTTATTTTCAGGAAAATATCAATATTATGGTTTTTGCTTAACATCAAAGATGTGCTTTTATCCAACAAACTGTAGTTTGTTGTTATGATTATATTACCACCTATCTTTGTCTATCACACTTATTAAAGGAAACATCTGCTCTTTTGAGTTAAGAGTTTAAGCGATATACATCATCAGTTTAAGTTACAAATTCCATATTTTAATAAGGCTTACCTATAGATATCTTTTGGGTGACCTGATGGTGTAAAAGTTTATCATACCGGCAGTGCatattgttgcggaagccaaatgtatatagtgtgaataagtcacaactactataccaaaaattatgacagccaccaaataataaataagacaataaagcaataataaagggaacaccagaatttacgaggttcggctaattttgcctactcctcggacacaaccaatattttatttcactccaaaaatacaagtgaaataatactaaagagagaagatacaaatgccttaaacagatgagaaggcaaatgagaggtgtgtttcaatcctaaacattaggccttcttttataggggaaaaatccccccaaacttaactcccaaccaatgtgggactttggcattttgccaaacttcaacaaatctccaccttggcaaaattccacattttcaattctctctcaataacaaattttggttgtgtcttcatcttcaatcttcagtgttcaacaatgttgatcaaatccaaacaatgttgaaacttgatcgcagtcaccaccttagttagcatatcagcaggattctccgtagtatgaattttcttcactgtgactcctccttcttctatgatttctcgtacgaaatgataccgaacatcaatatgcttcgtccttgcatgataaacttggttcttcgctaattgaatagcactttgactatcacaaaaaattgtgatacctttttgttcaacaccaagctcctttagcaatccttgaagccaaattgcctctttcacagcatctgtaatagccatgtattctgcctctgttgtagacaaagcaactgttgactgcaaagtagacttccaactaactggtgcctttgcaaaagtaaacacataaccagtagttgatcttcgtttgtccatatcacccgcaaaatctgagtcacaatatccaactacagactgattgtcttcctgctcaaaaactaacccgacatctacagtattatgaatataccgtagaatccacttcacagcttgccaatgctccttccctggattgtgcatatatctgctaataactccaacagcttgtgaaatgtcaggccttgtgcaaaccattgcatacatcaagctaccaacaacatttgcgtatggtacctttgacatatactctcgttcagcttcatccattggcgacatagtagtacttagcttaaaatgggaagcaagtggagtactaactggcttagtcttgtcatctatgccaaaacgttgaagtactctcttcaaatattccttttgagataaacagagtttctttgaacgtctatctctaattatctccatgccaagaattttctttgcctcacccaaatccttcatctcgaactccttcttcagttgaatcttcaacttatcaatttcttccaaattcttggaagctatcaacatatcatcaacatataggagaagatatacaaaggaaccatctttaagcttgtgcaaatacacacaatgatcgtatttgcttctcttgtacccttgccgcaacataaactcgtcaaatcgcttgtaccattgtctagaagattgtttcaatccgtacaacgatttttcaagtttgcacaccatattttcttttccagcaactttgaatccttctggctgagtcatgtagatttcctcctccaagtttccatgtaaaaacgcagtttttacatccatctgaactagttccaaatccaattgtgctaccaaagccaacataattctaatggaggaatgttttacaactggagaaaacacttcattgtaatcaattccctccttttgagcatatcctttggccaccaatcttgctttgtagcgaacatctacttggttaggaaatccttccttctttgcaaatacccatttgcacccaattgctttctttcccttcgggagattggccaatctccatgtatgattctgatgaagggactgtatttcatcattcatggcaatcctccacttatcttcttctgaactttggacagcgtctttataagtagtaggaacatcatcagctacaattgaggttgcacaagcaaccgtctctatgagacgaacaggtttcgttattgttctttttggcctgctggttgctattgattcaagttgttgttgagattcctgagttggaatctcctctactggctctccttccagagggtaatcttcatttgtttcctcctctgcttcttgtgtaggaaaaataaattttccctcaaactccacctgcttagaagcaccttcattttgtttggtatcttctgttaccttatttaccataacaaattcatcaaaggtaacatctctgctgaatattactttctttgtcataggacaccataagcgatatcctttgactccagaagtaattcccataaaaatagccttctttgcccttggatccaattttgactctgtcacatgataatatgcagttgagccaaacacgtgcaaagagttataatctacagcaggttttccgtaccatttttcaaatggtgttttgccatcaatagcagcagatggtagacgattaatgaggtggcatgcatatgtaattgcctcagcccaaaattctttgcccaagccagcattggacaacatacaccgtaccttctccagcaaggtccggttcatacgttctgccactccattctgttgtggtgtatgtctaacagtgaagtgtcggatgatgccatcattttcacagaccttattgaaatgatcatttttgtattcacctccattgtctgtgcgaatacacttgattctcctgcctgtctgattctccaccatcgtcttccatttgagaaaaattcccaacacttcatctttgctcttcattgtatacacccatactcttcgggaaaaatcatcaacaaaggttacaaaatagtgcttcccacccaatgaaggtgttttggaaggaccccaaacatcagagtgtacataatccaaaatgcctttagtattatggatcgttgtaccaaatttaacccttgtctgtttccctttaacacaatgctcacaaaactccaagttgcaagcctttactccttttaacaatccttgatctgatagagttttcaaggattttcctccagcatgtcccaagcgcatgtgccatagcttggttgcttctgcctctttgtcgtcactggatgttactgtcgctgtcccaataactgtactgccacgatagcggtacatattattattcttccgattagccttcattaccactagtgcaccggagcatactctcatcactccattttctgcaatgattttgaacccttttgattctagggctcccacagagatgagattcttcttcaaatccggtacatatcgaacatctatcaatgttctgatcattccatcatggttccttaatcgtattgaaccaatgtcatatgaggtaagagggctgttatccgctgtgtggatgactccatattctccttcttgaaattccatgaaccagtccctgttgggacacatatgatagctacaagccgagtccatcaaccatatgtctgatgatgttgatgactctgttgtaactaatgagaagtctgaatcatcacaatcagctacatttgaatccataatagcctttccattgttatgtttggccttattcttcaacttcggacagtctttcttccagtgccctttttctcgacaaaaggcacattcatctttactgggtctggatcttgacttggatcttcccttctttgtcctcgtttgattttgaggacgacccctcacaaacagtgcttctccttctccgcccttctgtttttctcgctttctttgttcatagctgtacaaagctgaacaaacttctctgagagaaatttcgtcatttccatggagtagagtagtttcaaggtgctcgtactcatcaggaagtgacgccaacaacattaaggccaagtcaccatcatcataagttgtatccatattttgcaaatctgtgaccaacttattgaaactggtgatatgttcattcatcgtggtaccaggaacataggtgaagtgaaacagtctcttcttcatgtacaatttattttgactgtttttcttcaaaaatttatcctccagtgctttccataatttacttgcagaagtttcctttgtgtatggatatttctgctctctagcaaggtaggatcgaatggtaccgcaagcaacacggttgataattctccaatcttcttctccaataacatctggtttcttttcttcaatggccagatctagcccttgttgaaaaaggacatctagaacctcgccttgccacatcccaaaatgtccggacccgtcaaaaatttctaccgcaaatttcgcatttgacacaattcttgtcataagcgaagatgccaatgatgacgtattgttgacacttgatgtagattcttcttgtttattgtcccccatatttgacacaaatattatttaatagctgacgacacaaatcaagattatttcctttctgatgtagaagatcagactaagctgcaactacagagcatactcagacagaaccttgactcagttaccaagataaatcttttctgatgtggaagatcagactatgctgcaaccacagagcatacttagacagtaccttggctctgataccaattgttgcggaagccaaatgtatatagtgtgaataagtcacaactactataccaaaaattatgacagccaccaaataataaataagacaataaagcaataataaagggaacaccagaatttacgaggttcggctaattttgcctactcctcggacacaaccaatattttatttcactccaaaaatacaagtgaaataatactaaaga
Proteins encoded:
- the LOC104215624 gene encoding laccase-12-like, with the translated sequence MKAFNSIANPLSSFFFVCILLLLANAASAKIHYHNFVIQATPVKRLCKTHNTITVNGQFPGPTLEVNNGDTLVVNVVNKARYNVTIHWHGVRQMRTGWADGPEFVTQCPIRPGKSYTYRFTIQGQEGTLWWHAHSSWLRATVYGALIIHPKEGESYPFAKPKRETPIMLGEWWDANPMDVIRRATRTGAAPNVSDAYTINGQPGDLYKCSSQDTTIVPVDSGETNLLRVINAALNQQLFFSVANHKLTVVGADASYVKPFTTSVLMLGPGQTTDVLITADQQPARYYMAARAYASAQGNPFDNTTTTAILEYKTASCSSNCVKTNPVSPSLPAFNDTATATAFTTKFRSPRKVEVPTEIDENLFFTVGLGLNNCPRGARSRNCQGPNGTRFTASMNNVSFVLPSNYSLLQAHQQGIPGVFSTDFPANPPVKFDYTGNVSRSLWQPTRGTKLYKLKYGARVQVVLQGTSIFTAENHPIHLHGYDFYIIAEGFGNFNPKTDTAKFNLVDPPLRNTASVPVKGWAVIRFVADNPGVWLMHCHLDVHIGWGLAMAFIVENGVTQLESLEAPPVDLPVC